ACGACGGTTGAGTTTGGATATTGCTTGCGAACGGCTGTTGCTGCACGAAGTCCAGCACCGCCAGAGCCGATTATTAGCACATCAACAGATGGCAAGCCATTTTCATTGCCCTTTGGTAACTCGCCAGCAAAAACATTGGTCGCACCAGCTGTTGTAGCTAGCGCACCTACGCTGATACAGGCGCTTTGTAGAAATTCTCTTCTGGTAAATTTTTCACTCATTGATAACTTCCTATTTTAATAAGTTTATTAGCGTCAAAAAACGCACCGCCAGTTCATTTCTTAATATTTTTTAAAATAACTATATTAATAAAAAAATTAATAATGAAACTTTACATAAAATTTACTTAAAAGAAACATAAAGATTTATTTTAGGTTATATAGTGAGATTTAATAGCTAAAATCATTTAGTAAAAAACCATTTTATCGTATTTGTAGCTACTACTTATAAATTTATTATTTCGATAAAGATAAAAAAATAATATTATCTCGCAATATATTAATAAAAAAAATAGATAAGATGTTATAAAATAGCCAATTTTACGCATCTTTGAGGATATTACTTAAAATTAAATAAATAATTAAAACTAATAAATTTAAATGGGATAAAAATCGTATGATTATCAAAAATCATATAAATTTGTAAATTTTTGATAGCTAGAGAGTAAAATAATAGATAGCCCCATAGTGTCTGACTGAGAAAATGAAGCTTAAATTTATATCAAATATCTCAATGTCATCAAGTGACGGATACCAGACATCGCTAAAAAATTTAGAAAGGTCATCAAAATGCAAAATATCAATGTTCTCAAATTTATTAAAATTTATGCAAATTTCATTTGGCGTGGCGATGTTAAGCTTGCTAAAAACGGCTTTTATATCAAAATTTGCTTCGTCTGCATTAAAGCCATCAAGCCTGCTAAATTTATCCATCTTAAAAAACTCATCTATATCATCTAGGCTAAATTTATGAAGTAAATTTTCTCTTATCTTTATGCACTCACCAGCCGGCAAGCTCCTAACGATCGGCATCTCAAAGCCATATTCTTTGCGGAAATTTTCTAGTTTTATCTGATCCATTTTGGGAGGTTTTGGCTAAATTTAAATTTAGCCAAATTTTCTATTTTAAAAGCTCTTTTGCGTATTTTAGGCCTAGCTCGTAAGCTTTGGCGTTTGCCTCTTTGACCTTAGCTGGCACGCTTGCTAGCATCTCTTCACGCACTAAATTTTCATCCATGCACCTACTCATCGCCACAGCCACACCAAGAGCCACGACGCTTTGAGTGATGACGTTACCGACCTCGTCTTTTGCGATAGAAATGATAGGGATTTCATAAATTTTCCAGCGCTTTTTGTCCTCGTCGCTTACTTTTACCAAATTTGGCTCGACAACGATCGCACCACCCTCTTTCACGCCACTTTTAAAGGCGTTGTAGCTTATCTGCGCAGTGGCAAGCATAAAGTCTATCTCGCCCTCGTTTGCATAAGGGTATAAAATTTCTTTCTCGTCAAGTATGATATCGACCTTCGTTGGGCCGCCACGCACCTGAGATGTGTAGGTAGAGGCCTTGACGCCGTATCCGCCTGCTTTTATCTTGGCAGCTGAGAGGATCTCGCCAGCTAGTATGACGCCCTGTCCGCCAACGCCGACAAATCTTAGTTGTGACTTCATGCTAGCTCCTCAAAATTTATCGCTTCATTGCTCATAGCAGCCTTTCTTACCTTGTCGTAAGCCTTGGTGTATTCTATTTTTTCTTCATCTTTATGCAGCACGCCAAGTGGGAAAATGCCCTCTTTTTCCTCGTCACTTAGCATGTCAAATTTAACCTTGCTCGTCGTGCGACCCTTTATCCACTCTAAATTTTTCACCGCCTCGCCCATTTTGTTCTTGCGGCCTAAATTTATGTGGCAGTTTGAAAATACATCAAAAAAGCTGTATCCATCGTGGCTAAAGCCCTCTACAAAGATCTTTGTAAGCTTCTCTGGCTCGATGACGCTACCACGCGCGACAAAGCTAGCGCCTGCGGCAGTTGCGAGCTTACAGGCATCAAAGCTAGGATCGATGTTGCCGTATTGCGCTGTGACCGTCCACATGCCCTTTGGCGTGGTTGGGCTGGTTTGCGAGTTTGTTAGCGCGTAGATGAAGTTGTTGATTAGGATGTGATTGAGCCCGATATTTCGGCGGCATCCATGTATCGTGTGGTTGCCTCCGATCGCTAGTCCGTCGCCGTCGCCAGTTACCACGATGACGTGCTTGTCTGGATTTGCCATCTTTACGCCAGTCGCGTAAGCTACGGCTCTGCCGTGAGTTGTGTGGATGGTGTTGCAGTCAAGATATCCGCTAAAACGGCCAGAGCAGCCTATGCCTGAGACCACGCAAACGTCGTTCATGTCCCAGCCCATGGTGTCGATAGCGCGTATAAGCGCCTTTAGTATTACGCCGTCGCCGCAGCCCCAGCACCAAAGAGTAGGCATTTTATCTGTTCGTAAATATTTATCGTAATTAAAAGCCATAAATTTCTCCTATCTTCGCCTCGATCTCGCTTGGGCTTATCGGTCTGCCGTTTGCTTTTAGCAGTTTTGCAAAGTCATCTCTTAAGATGATCTTTGAAATTTCGCCACTATATTGACCTAAATTTAGCTCGCAGACCAAAATTTTATTAAATTTATCTGATATCTCTTTTAGCTTTTTAGCTGGAGCTGGAAAAAGTGTGAGTGGCTTAAACAGCCCTACTTTTAGCCCTTTTTCGCGTAAATTTAATATCGCTTGCTTAGCCGAAAGCGCCACGCTACCAAAAGCGATGATGCAAATTTCAGCGTCATCAAGCATAAACTCTTCAAATTTCTCGCACTCATCAGTGTGTAAATTTATCTTGTTAAACAGCCTATTCATCGAGTATTCAACGATCTTGCCATCTTCTGTTGGAAAGCCAGTAGCGCCGTGATGAAGCCCAGTTATGTGGTAGTGATAGCCTTTAAAGAAAGGATTTAGCGTGGCTGGCTCGTCTGGTGCTGCCTCATATGGTTTATACTCTTTTGGCTCGCCACTAAATTCTCTTCTTTTATAAATTTCTAGCTCGCTGATTTCTGGCAAACTAACCCTTGCTTGCATGTGGCCTATCGTCTCATCAAGTAGCAGCATAACTGGCGTCATAAACCTAGCTGCGAGATTAAATGCACGAACCGTCTGCGTATAGCACTCCTCTAGGCTGCTAGGCGCTAGCACTATCATATTTACATCGCCATGAGTTGGGTTTTTAGCCTGCAAGATATCGCCTTGTGCGACGCGGGTAGGCAGACCAGTTGATGGGCCACCGCGCATGACATTTACGATGACAAGTGGTATCTCAGCGATAAAGCCAAGGCCTATTTGCTCAGCCTTTAGTGAAATTCCAGGTCCAGAGCTAGCAGTCATCGCTTTAGCACCGCTCGCACTTGCGCCAAGTGCTACGGAAATGCCAGCTATCTCATCTTCCATCTGTATAAAAGTGCCGCCATGTTTTGGCAAAAGCACGCTTAGCTCGTGGGCGATCTCACTACTTGGAGTGATAGGATATCCGCCAAAGAAGTTACAGCCACACTCGACCGCAGCCATTGCTACTAGGGCATTTCCAGTTGATACTACCTCTCTCATGCGCTCTCTCCAAGTTTTGCAAATTTATTTGCCTTTACGGCTGCAGCTCGCTCTTTACTTTCAGGCGTTAGCTTTGCAAATTTAAAGCCTTTATCAGCCACATAAATGGCAAAATCAGGGCAGTGAAGCTCGCAGTCACGGCATCCTATGCATGAGTCAGCATAGACCACCTCTATCATCTTGCCAAGCACCGCCTTTGGCTCAAGCCTCATACCTAGCACGCCTGCTGGGCAGTAGCTCACGCAGACATCACAGGCCTTACACCTGCTCTCATCGACCCAAACTGGGACATTTTCTTTTACGATCATATATCTTCCTACTCTAAGTTTTCTTTTAAAAATTTGATATTTTTTCTAATCTCAGCTTCGCTTTTGTTTAGCTGCTCTTGCTCGTTTTCGTCTAAATTTAGCTCTAAAATTTCTTTTAAGCCATCGCGCCCAAGCCTTACTAGCCTGCCGCAACTTAGCTCATCATCTATTAGCACGCTAGCGCTTATTATCTCGTCGCTCTTACCAACGATCATCTCGCACATCTTCACAGCAGCAGCCGCTGGTGCGTAGTAAGCTGAAGTGCCAAGCAGTTTAACGATCTTTGCACCGCCAGTGCTTGTCTCTTTTTTGAGCACTTTTAGCTCATTTTCATTTAAATTTTCGCTTATGTTGCTAGCTGATACGATCATCTCGTCATTGTGAGCGCCGACGATCTTTGCTCTTAGCTTGCTAGGGTCCTTATCTTTTAAAAGCGCTAGCTCATATCTGCACCTTGCGCTATCTAGCTCGCCAGCCATGCCGATCACTTTGTTTTTGCTAAAACCGCTAAATTTATGAGCCGTCCAGACCATCACATCAAGCGGATTTGTGACGACTATTATCACTGCGTTTTTGGCAAATTCAGCTATCTTTTGCGCAGTTTGCTTTACGACAACGGCGTTTTTAAGTAGAAGATCTTCTCTTGTTTGACCCTCTTTTCTTGGGCTTCCAGCTGTGACTATGACGATGTCACTGCCTTCAATTAGCACAAAATCATCGCCACCACAAACGCTAGTTTTAGCGTTAAAGACGCAGCTTGACTGCGCTAGGTCGATCGCTTTTGCGCGCGCCACGTCGCCAAATATATCTACAAGCGCGATCTCATCGCAAAGCTCTCTCATGCAAAGCGCATAAGCTATGCTAGCACCGACGTTTCCAGCTCCAACTACACTTATTTTCATCTCTTATCCTATTATTTGATTTAAAATTTCACTTGGTCTCATGACCTCATTAGCTCTTGCTTCATCTAGCAGGTAGTATCCCCCAAATTCCACGCTTGCACCATCTTTTTCTCTGATCTGCTTTAGAATTTCGCTCTCATTTTTCTCTAGCTCGTCTGCTAAATTTTCAAAAATTTTACTTAAAATCCCGCCACTTTTTGCCATCTCTCTTGCCCAAAAAAGTGCCAAATAAAAGTGCGACTCTCTAGTATCAAGAGTGGCATTTGGAGTTTTATTTTCGTCCAAATAGCTAGCAACAGCTCTATTTAGCGCGTCACTTAGCTCTTTTGCCTCTTTTTTTTGCCTAAAAAACGCTAAATGTTCAAGCGAAGCACTAAGCGCCAAAAACTCGCCTAAGCTATCCCAAAGCAGGTGATTTCTCTCTTTTAGCTCTTTTACAAGCGTCGGAGCCGTTCCGCCAGCTCCTGTCTCAAACATCGCTCCACCAGCGAGTAGTGGCACAACTGAGAGCATTTTTGAGCTGCCACCTAGCTCAAATATCGGGAAAAGATCGGTTAGATAGTCTCTTAAAACGTTGCCAGTGACGCCTATGACGTCTTTGCCAGCTCTTATTGCTTCAAGCGATCTTATAGTCGCTTGCTCGTAGTTTAAAATTTCAAATTTCACGCCAGCACTAGTAAAATTATCTCTAAATTTTTCAAATTTAGCTATCAAATTTCTATCGTGAGCGCGGCTGCTATCTAGCCAAAATATAAGCTCATCTTTTGAAATTTCGCCTCTTTTTAAAGCAAGCTCAAACCACGCATTTATCGCGTCTTCTTTGGCCTGCGTCATCCGAAAAATGTCGCCACTTTTAACGCTAAATTTAAAGACACTCTCGCCAGCTTCGTTACAAACAACAAATTCTCCGTCCTCTTTTGCGATAAAAGTCTTATCGTGACTGCCGTACTCCTCGGCCTTTTTAGCCATTAGCCCCACGTTTGCCACGCTGCCAATGTTGCTCACATCAAGCGCACCATGCTCTTTAAAGTCCGCCACGCAGGCCTCATAAACTCTAGCATAAGTCCTATCTGGGATCATGCAAAGTGAGAAATTTAGCTCGCCGTCCTTATCTTTTACCTTGCCAGAGTTTCTAATTAGCGCAGGCACGGAGGCGTCGATGATGACGTCATTTGGCACGTCAAAGTTGCTGGCACTTTCATTTAGTGCCCAAATTTTTGCCTTTTTGCTCAAAATTTCATCAAATTTAGCCAAAATTTCATCTTTATTTTTAAGCTGAGAAATTTTAGAAAACATATCTTTTAAGCCGTTTTTTGCCTCAACGCCGTGAGCCTTAAACTCCTCACCAAATAACTCAAAAACCTCTTTAAAATAGCTCTTTATCGCATGCGCAAAGATGACTGGGTCGCTAACCTTCATCATCGTGCATTTTAGATGAAGGCTAAGGGTTAAATTTTCTTTTAGCGCAGTCTCAAAACAGCTTTCATAAAATTTATCTAGCTCATCTGAGCTTAAAAAGGTAGCATCCACGATCTCGCCACTTTGAACGGCAAGCTCTTTTAAAAGCTCCTTTTTGCCATCTAAACTTATAAAATTTATATAAAATTTCTCATCTTTGCTAGCGATGATTGAGCGCTCATTTTCGTAAAAATCGCCCTTTTGCATGTAGCAAATTTTAGTTTTATTTGCCTTGTCCCAGCTGCCGTTGCTATGTGGGTGCTTTTTGGCAAATTCTTTAACCGGTGGCAAAACTCTTCTGTCTGAGTTTCCTTGTCTTAGCACCGGATTAACAGCGCTACCAAGCACTTTTGCATATTTTTTAGCGACCTCTTCGTCGTAGTCTGTGATGATCTCATCTGGATAAAATGGCACGTTTATGCCCTTGCTTCTAAGCTCCTCAATAGCAGCTTTTAGCTGAACGAGCGTGGCTGAGATGTTTGGCAGTTTTATGATATTTGCCTCTTTGTGCGCGGTTAGCTCGCCCAAAAGCTCTAGCTCGTCAGCCTTGTTTAGCCCAAGCTCTTTGCTAAAAAGAGATAAAATTCGCCCAGCTAGGCTTATGTCAGCCCTAGTTATGCTAATGCCAGCGCGTGATAAAAAACTCTTAACGATAGGAAAGAGAGAGTAGCTTGCAAATAGCGGTGCTTCGTCGGTTTTTGTCCAGATAATGTCACTCATTTTAGCCCTTTTGTTTTTTTGAAATTTATCACGTTTTTTATTAAAGCTAGTTGTATTTTAGCCCTATTTTGCGATATTTTGATTGTGCTCGCTTAAGGTTTTTGAAAAAATGTGTTTTTTTGCCTTTTTATCAAGCACAAAGTATAGATAATCGCTCTTTGCAGGGTTTATCGCCGCTTTTATCGCACTTATAGAGACACAGCAGACTGGACTTGGCGGTATGCCGTCGTTTAGATAGGTGTTAAACTCGCTCATATCGCTTCTTATACGCTCAGCCGTGATCACATCGTGCGAGTAGATGCCATAATTTAGCGTGCCATCCATCTGCAGTCTCATGCCCTTATCTAGGCGGTTGTAGATGACTGAGGCGACAAGTGGCATCTCAGCGTCGTTTGCGGCCTCTTTTTGGATGATTGAAGCGATGGTTAAAATTTTAAACCACTTTTTCTCGTTGTATTCGCCAAAAATTTTCCTACTGATCTCGCTTTGCGCCTTTTTAGATGAATTTACGAGGTAATAAGCTAGGTGCCTTTCGCTGATGCCAACTGGAATTTTATAAGTATTTGGCATTAAAAAGCCATCGCTCGCTGGCGCAAGGGCGTTATACTCGCTATTTAGTTTAGCTCCGTCAAGTCCAAGCTGGGCAGCGATTTGATTTAAAAAAACGATCGTCGTTTCACCAGGTATGAGCGTGATCTCGGTCATCGCAGCCTTTGCTTTGGCAAGTCTCTTTAAAAAATCAATCCTTGAAATTTTATCTTTGCCTATCTCGATCCAGCCAGACTGAGGCGAGCCGATGAAGCGCATGGCATACTTGTCGATCGCACTTAAGTTAAAGTTGCGATTAGCTAAATAAGATATAATCTCGCCCACACTTCCCTTTGGCACAAAGACGACTTTGCTCGTGTTTATGGGGCGTGCCAAATATACAAAAAGACTTAGGACGACGATGAGTACGATATCAAAGAAAATATCTAGGTATGGCTTTTTTATAAAATTTTTTATCATCTTGATTCTTTCGCTTCTTTTGCTTTTAAAATACGGCATAAAAATTAACGATTTCGAGTTTTACGGCGTAAAATTGGAGCAATTATATATAAAGTTAGATAAAAAAATAATTGTAAGAGCAAAGCAGATCAAGCTACCAAGCTTCAAAAAAGACATGGCGCAAAAAAGTAGCGA
Above is a window of Campylobacter concisus DNA encoding:
- a CDS encoding 2-oxoglutarate synthase subunit alpha; amino-acid sequence: MREVVSTGNALVAMAAVECGCNFFGGYPITPSSEIAHELSVLLPKHGGTFIQMEDEIAGISVALGASASGAKAMTASSGPGISLKAEQIGLGFIAEIPLVIVNVMRGGPSTGLPTRVAQGDILQAKNPTHGDVNMIVLAPSSLEECYTQTVRAFNLAARFMTPVMLLLDETIGHMQARVSLPEISELEIYKRREFSGEPKEYKPYEAAPDEPATLNPFFKGYHYHITGLHHGATGFPTEDGKIVEYSMNRLFNKINLHTDECEKFEEFMLDDAEICIIAFGSVALSAKQAILNLREKGLKVGLFKPLTLFPAPAKKLKEISDKFNKILVCELNLGQYSGEISKIILRDDFAKLLKANGRPISPSEIEAKIGEIYGF
- a CDS encoding 2-oxoacid:acceptor oxidoreductase family protein is translated as MKSQLRFVGVGGQGVILAGEILSAAKIKAGGYGVKASTYTSQVRGGPTKVDIILDEKEILYPYANEGEIDFMLATAQISYNAFKSGVKEGGAIVVEPNLVKVSDEDKKRWKIYEIPIISIAKDEVGNVITQSVVALGVAVAMSRCMDENLVREEMLASVPAKVKEANAKAYELGLKYAKELLK
- a CDS encoding lactate/malate family dehydrogenase, with translation MKISVVGAGNVGASIAYALCMRELCDEIALVDIFGDVARAKAIDLAQSSCVFNAKTSVCGGDDFVLIEGSDIVIVTAGSPRKEGQTREDLLLKNAVVVKQTAQKIAEFAKNAVIIVVTNPLDVMVWTAHKFSGFSKNKVIGMAGELDSARCRYELALLKDKDPSKLRAKIVGAHNDEMIVSASNISENLNENELKVLKKETSTGGAKIVKLLGTSAYYAPAAAAVKMCEMIVGKSDEIISASVLIDDELSCGRLVRLGRDGLKEILELNLDENEQEQLNKSEAEIRKNIKFLKENLE
- a CDS encoding 2-oxoglutarate ferredoxin oxidoreductase subunit beta, which gives rise to MAFNYDKYLRTDKMPTLWCWGCGDGVILKALIRAIDTMGWDMNDVCVVSGIGCSGRFSGYLDCNTIHTTHGRAVAYATGVKMANPDKHVIVVTGDGDGLAIGGNHTIHGCRRNIGLNHILINNFIYALTNSQTSPTTPKGMWTVTAQYGNIDPSFDACKLATAAGASFVARGSVIEPEKLTKIFVEGFSHDGYSFFDVFSNCHINLGRKNKMGEAVKNLEWIKGRTTSKVKFDMLSDEEKEGIFPLGVLHKDEEKIEYTKAYDKVRKAAMSNEAINFEELA
- the mltG gene encoding endolytic transglycosylase MltG; the protein is MIKNFIKKPYLDIFFDIVLIVVLSLFVYLARPINTSKVVFVPKGSVGEIISYLANRNFNLSAIDKYAMRFIGSPQSGWIEIGKDKISRIDFLKRLAKAKAAMTEITLIPGETTIVFLNQIAAQLGLDGAKLNSEYNALAPASDGFLMPNTYKIPVGISERHLAYYLVNSSKKAQSEISRKIFGEYNEKKWFKILTIASIIQKEAANDAEMPLVASVIYNRLDKGMRLQMDGTLNYGIYSHDVITAERIRSDMSEFNTYLNDGIPPSPVCCVSISAIKAAINPAKSDYLYFVLDKKAKKHIFSKTLSEHNQNIAK
- a CDS encoding NADP-dependent isocitrate dehydrogenase, with product MSDIIWTKTDEAPLFASYSLFPIVKSFLSRAGISITRADISLAGRILSLFSKELGLNKADELELLGELTAHKEANIIKLPNISATLVQLKAAIEELRSKGINVPFYPDEIITDYDEEVAKKYAKVLGSAVNPVLRQGNSDRRVLPPVKEFAKKHPHSNGSWDKANKTKICYMQKGDFYENERSIIASKDEKFYINFISLDGKKELLKELAVQSGEIVDATFLSSDELDKFYESCFETALKENLTLSLHLKCTMMKVSDPVIFAHAIKSYFKEVFELFGEEFKAHGVEAKNGLKDMFSKISQLKNKDEILAKFDEILSKKAKIWALNESASNFDVPNDVIIDASVPALIRNSGKVKDKDGELNFSLCMIPDRTYARVYEACVADFKEHGALDVSNIGSVANVGLMAKKAEEYGSHDKTFIAKEDGEFVVCNEAGESVFKFSVKSGDIFRMTQAKEDAINAWFELALKRGEISKDELIFWLDSSRAHDRNLIAKFEKFRDNFTSAGVKFEILNYEQATIRSLEAIRAGKDVIGVTGNVLRDYLTDLFPIFELGGSSKMLSVVPLLAGGAMFETGAGGTAPTLVKELKERNHLLWDSLGEFLALSASLEHLAFFRQKKEAKELSDALNRAVASYLDENKTPNATLDTRESHFYLALFWAREMAKSGGILSKIFENLADELEKNESEILKQIREKDGASVEFGGYYLLDEARANEVMRPSEILNQIIG
- a CDS encoding 4Fe-4S dicluster domain-containing protein; its protein translation is MIVKENVPVWVDESRCKACDVCVSYCPAGVLGMRLEPKAVLGKMIEVVYADSCIGCRDCELHCPDFAIYVADKGFKFAKLTPESKERAAAVKANKFAKLGESA
- a CDS encoding heat-shock protein, with the protein product MDQIKLENFRKEYGFEMPIVRSLPAGECIKIRENLLHKFSLDDIDEFFKMDKFSRLDGFNADEANFDIKAVFSKLNIATPNEICINFNKFENIDILHFDDLSKFFSDVWYPSLDDIEIFDINLSFIFSVRHYGAIYYFTL